Part of the Kordiimonas pumila genome is shown below.
GCGGGTGAATTATTCTGGAAATCGGCCTAAATCAATACAAGCGGCTTTATTGCCGAGAATGCTTAAAGTTTGGCCTCAACTGGATGGGGTGCCAATCACCCATGAGTGGGGGGGTAAACTCGCGGTCCCTGTAACTGAAGTGCCAATTGTTGGGCAAATATCGGACCGGATTTATTATTCTTTTGGGTACACAGGGCACGGCGTTAATACTGGTAACCTGCTTGGTGTTGTTCTTGCTGAAGCAATTACAGGCAGTACAAAAAGGTTTGATATGTTTGTTTCTGTGCCAAAATGGCGTCTGCCATTTGGGCGCTGCATAGGGCAGCAAATGGTTGCTGCTGCAATATTCTACTATAAAATAACCGACAAAATATAAAGGCCAGATATTACTTGCCTGGCCTTTATGTATGATTGGGTATTATGCGATCATTGCTTTTAACATCCACTGTGCTTTTTCGTGGATTGCAAGCCTCCCTGTGAGCAGGTCTGCGGTTACATCATCGCCTGCATCTGCCGCTTTATTGATAATGGGGCGCATACGCTCTGCAACTATCTCGTGGCCTTTTACGAGAGCCTTGAGCATGTTTTCTGCGCTTGCATCTTCATCGCCGTCTTCAATAGTGCCAAGGGCCGCATAAGCTTTATAGCTACCAGGTGCTTTTGAGCCAAGGGCACGGATACGTTCGGCAATGTCATCTACGGCAACAGCCAGATCTGTATATTGCAACTCTGTCAGTGTGTGCACACTGTGAAACATCGGGCCTGTAACATTCCAGTGTACATTCTGCGTTAAAACATACAGTTGAGCAGTTTCTGCAAGTAAAGGTTTCAAGGCGTCAGCGATGGGGTTATTTGTGCTCATTGGTTTATCCTCTTGTTTGTCTCTATAGCCAATATAAGAGTTTTTATAAATTAATCCAATGACAGTTTTTTGTTATTTTAATCGATAAAATCGATTATTTTTGTTGTATATCTTTGTTTTCTTGTTGCCAAATATACCATGAATATAACACGGGTACTGCAACAGTTACGGCGATGATGCTGAAAAATAACCACTTGTAGATGACACCGTTGCCAAAGACCAGTGCGGTTAGTAACAAAGCGAAGCCTCCTGCGACAAAAGTTTTTCCGCCAAGACGGTGGGTTTTACGCCAAACAGTGTCACTGGATAGTGTCCACGGTGTGCGAATGCCGAGGATAAAAGAGGATTTTAATTTGCCAAAATAGTTCCCTATCACGATAAAAAGAAAGCCTATCAGGATTTGAATCGCGTTAATGGATGCTGGCATGCCTTTGGCTGACAAAAGCATGAAAATCTGAAGGCTAAAAAAGAGGGCAAATATGGCGGTTAAGATTGCAGAAACAGCCTTCGGTGAGGCTTTTAAGTTTTCTGCTCGTGGATCAAAAACATTAATTTTACAGGCAATAAGAAGAATAATTACCTGAATAATAGGCAGCACTGTTAAAGCAAGCAGAGGTGAATCATAATTGGTGATAGTGCCGTCAAAATCCCAGCTGGTAGGTACGGCTGTATTAAGGTCGACTGTTAGTATGCCGTATATACCTGCGAGTATTGTGAGGGCAGTTAAAACCAGTGCCCATTTAAAACTAACTTTTTTTTCCACATCAGTCATGAGACTGATCCTCTTCCTCTTTACTGATAGACAGTATAGTAGCGACCATCGCGATCAATTCTTCTGCTACGCTTACATTCAGGCTGTATGTTATTGTTGTAGCACTACGCGATGTAGATACAAGGTCTGCTGCTTTCAAAACGTTAAAATGCCCCGACAGGGTTGATTTCCCAACGTCGAGGCATTCTGCTATTTCCCCCGCTGTCATGTCTCGGGATTTTAGCATCGATAGTATTTTACGCCTGACTGGTGAAGACATGGCGTGGAAAACATCAGACATATTTTTGTTTTTCTATCTATATTTCTGTATTTCGCTAATTAACGAAATATAATCAATTTCAATTGATGTCAACAAAATAAAATCGCCTGATACACAAAAAAAGAGGCAGCTAAAGCTACCTCTTTAAATTTGCATTAAATTACAACTGCTTATTTAAGCTTGCTGCAAGCTTCCTGAATGCGGGTGCAGGCTTTTGTTAATGCTTCGGTTGATGTTGCGTATGAAACGCGGAAATGCGGGCTAAGGCCAAAAGCTTCGCCTTGAACGGCTGCTACGCCGTATTCTTCAAGAATGTAGGTCACAAAGTCTTCATCTGTTGCGATCACTTTACCTGCGGGTGTTTTTTTGCCTAGGCAGCCTGCGATCGATGGGTACACATAAAAGGCCCCTTCTGGTTTAGGGCAAACAATGCCTTCTGACTCGTTCAGCATTTTTACAACCAAGTCGCGCCGCGTTTGAAAGAGCGCTGCGTTTTTGGGGATATAGTCTTGCGGCCCGTTTAATGCAGCAACAGTCGCCGCCTGACTGATCGAGCAAGGGTTTGATGTGCTCTGTGATTGCACTTTTGCAATTGCTTTTATGAGGGCTGCATCGCCGCCTGCATACCCAATGCGCCAGCCTGTCATGGCATAGGCCTTGGCAACACCGTTCATTGTAAGGGTGCGGGGTGCAAGCTCAGGCACAACCTGTGCCATTGTGGTAAATTTAAAACCGTCATAGACAATATGTTCGTATATATCGTCCGCAAATACCCAGACATTCTCATGACGCTTCAAAACTTCGCCTAAAGCTTTAATCTCGGATTCAGTGTAAGCAGCCCCTGAGGGGTTCGAGGGTGAATTGAAAATCAGCCATTTTGTTTTTGGCGTGATTGCAGCTTCTAGGGCTTCTGGGGTCATTTTGAAATTGGTATCAATTGACGTATGCGCAAAGACGGGTGTACCGCCTGCAAGCAAAACAATGTCAGGATAACTTACCCAGTAAGGCGTGGGGATAATGACTTCATCGCCAGGGTTCAAAGTTGCAACCATCGCATTATAAATGGTGTGTTTTCCGCCTGAGTTAACTGTTATTTGGTTGGCGGCATAGGTTAGGCCATTTTCGCGGCGGAATTTTTCAACAATGGCGGCCTTGCAGGCAGGGGTGCCATCAACAGCAGTATATTTTGTTTGCCCGTCTTTGATTGCTTTAATAGCGGCTTCTTTGATGTGATCTGGCGTATCAAAGTCAGGCTCACCAGCGCCGAGGCCAATAACATCTTTACCGGCAGCTTTAAGCTCAGCAGCTTTGGTTGTTACGGCAATGGTTGGCGATGGTTTAACGCGGCTTAGTGATTTTGAAAGAAAAGACATTTCTAGGCGTCCTGCATAAGGGGTGAAAATTCGGCGTTACCATAGGCGCATGCGTTTGGTAGGGCAATGCCAAGTTTATGCAGTGCATCATTTTTTTGTCAGGCTCTTAAAAGGGGAATGGCTTACCGGCCAGGTGATGGGTGTCACCGTGCCGGTAAGCCAGGGGAAGGGTACTGAATACAAACCGGGGAGGGTATAAAAGTATTCAGTACGTATTACCGGGGAGGGTAATATTTAGTATCAAAGAATAAACCGGGAAGGTTAGCTATTCTCTGATGTAATCTCGTATGGCGCCTCCGTGCCTTACGCGCCAGAGGCGCTCATTTCGTTAGAAGGATGATGACAGCGAGAATACCACGCCAGCTTTACCTTCGTTTGTGTCTACGTTTGTATCAATATAGGCTACGCCGATTGAGTATGATTCAAAGTCGTAGTTAACGCCGATTGACCAATCGAATTTATCATCGCCAAAAGCGCCGTCTTCGTATGCAATACGTGTTGCAAAAGAAACTGGTGTATCTTCAAGCGGAATTGACGTGTCCAGATACACATAAATGTTGTCTTGGTCGCCAATGCTGCTTTGGTCCAGTGCATATGCTGCGCCGAGTGTCCAGCCTATAGTGCCAACTGTTCCGCCGATTGACGCATAAGGCTCCCAGTACGTTGTGTCGCTTGAGCCGGGGTATGTATATGCGAGAATGCCGACATCAATGTCGAGCTCGCCGAGTGTTGTAGCATAGCCAGCGTATATATCGAGTTCCAGTTCTGAGCCAGCATATTGCTCAATAGATGAGCCCCAAGTGCCTACATAAAAACCGCTGCTAGTCGCAACGTCGAAACCGCCTTGCAGGGCAATATCTTTGTCAGATAGAGATATGCCGCGGAAGCGGTAGTCAGAAACCAGAGCCGCGTTTGCTGAAAGAGAAACTGCAGGTTCGTCTTGAGCAGCAACTTGTGGTGCAGCCATCAAGGCGATAGAGGCAGAACAAGCAAGTAACACAGCACGTGGCGTCATTCTTTTAGTTATAGGCATTATTGTTTCCTCCAATTTTGTATATGATTTTTTTATCATTTTTTTTGGTAGTGCCTTCTAATAAGCAAAGGGTGTGCCAATTTTTATTGCAAGCTTAATATGCTGATATTAAAGGATAATTTATATTGCCGTAGAAAATTTAAAAAATTAAATGATCAAAAAATAAACAATGATTAAAAAATATGCACAAAAGGTGTAATATTTTGGGCAGGCATGTTGCCCTAAATCAAAGGATGCGGGTATTTCTTAAATAATGCCAATGTGCATTGAAACAAAAAGAGAACATTGATATAGAAATGCCATACCCTTTTATACTATTGTAGTATATCACCTGAACAAGAGCCACGCTGACGTATGTCTGATTTAGAAATTGCGCCTTTAATGTTTAAGCCACACCGACCGGCCCGGCCGGAAAAATCGGAAGGAGGTAAGGCCTTTAAGCTGGTTTCCGAGTTTACACCGTCTGGCGATCAGCCAACAGCTATCAAAGAGCTGGTTGAGGGGATTGAAGGAAAAGAGCAAGATCAGGTTCTGTTAGGGGTCACGGGGTCTGGTAAAACCTATACTGTAGCCAAAGTGATTGAGGCCACACAGCGCCCAGCGCTTATTCTGGCCCCCAATAAAACACTTGCTGCACAGCTTTATGGTGAATTTAAAAGCTTTTTCCCCGAAAACGCGGTGGAGTATTTTGTTTCCTATTATGATTACTACCAGCCAGAAGCTTATGTGCCGCGCACAGATACCTTTGTAGAGAAAGAAGCGTCTATTAATGAGCAAATAGACCGGATGCGCCACTCTGCCACGCGGGCAATTTTAGAACGCGACGATGTGATAATCGTGGCTTCTGTATCGTGCATTTACGGCATTGGTTCTGTTGAAACATACACTGCCATGACCTTCACAGTTAAGACTGGGGATGAGATTGATAACCGCGACTTGCTGCGCCGTTTAGTCGCCATGCAGTACACACGAAATGATCAGGCTTTTCAGCGGGGCACATTCCGTGTGCGCGGTGATGTGATTGATATTTTCCCAAGCCACTTAGAGGACAGGGCATGGCGGCTGATGATGTTTGGCGACGAGGTGGAAGATATTGTTGAGTTTGACCCTCTAACCGGGGAAAAGCTGAAGAGTATGGAAGCGATCAAAATATATGCAAACAGTCACTATGTAACGCCGCGCCCTACGCTGGATCAGGCTGTTAAAGGCATAAAGCACGAGCTAAAGCAGCGTCTTGCACAGTACCAGAAAGATAATCGGTTGCTTGAACTTCAGCGTATTGAGCAGCGTACCACCTTTGACCTGGAAATGATGGAGGCAACGGGGAGCTGTGCCGGTATTGAAAACTATTCACGCTATTTAACAGGCCGTAACCCAGGGGATCCACCACCAACCTTGTTTGAATATATCCCTGAAAACGCCCTTTTATTTGTGGATGAAAGCCATGTTAGTGTGGGCCAGATTAATGGCATGAGCAGGGGCGATGCAAAGCGAAAAGGCACACTTGCGGAATATGGTTTTCGGCTGCCAAGCTGCGTTGACAATCGTCCTCTCAGATTTTCTGAGTGGAACGCTATGCGCCCCCAGACTGTCTATGTGTCGGCGACCCCCGGCGACTGGGAAATGGAGCAAACTGGCGGCGTGTTCACAGAGCAGGTTATTCGGCCCACAGGTCTTGTTGACCCGGAAATTGATATCCGCCCAGTGGAAACACAGGTTGACGACCTGATGCACGAAGCCCGCCTTATGGCAGAGCGGGGCATGCGGGTGCTGGCCACCACCCTCACCAAGCGTATGGCAGAAGACCTGACTGAATACTTGCATGAAAATGGTATTAAAGTGCGTTATATGCACTCAGATATTGATACATTAGAGCGTATTGAAATTATCCGTGATCTTCGGCTTGGGGCCTTTGATGTGTTGGTGGGCATTAACCTGCTGCGGGAAGGGCTTGATATCCCTGAGTGCGGCTTGGTGGCGATTTTGGATGCTGATAAAGAAGGTTTTCTGCGTTCTGAACGCTCGCTTGTGCAAACCATTGGCCGCGCTGCCCGTAACGTGGATGGCCGCGTTATTCTGTATGCAGATAAAATAACGGGCTCTATGGAAGCAGCGATCAGCGAGACAAATCGCAGGCGCGAAAAGCAGGTGGCCTATAATACAGCGCACGGCATTACCCCAACCACCGTTAAAAAGAATGTTGGTGATATCATCGAACATGTTGCCTCTGGCGATTATGTAACAGTTGATCTGGGAACAGATGCCAAGCATTTGGTTGGGTCGAACCTCAAGAAACATATCGAAAGCCTGACTAAACAAATGCACACAGCTGCTGAAAACCTTGAGTTTGAGGAAGCGGCAAGAATTAGGGATGATATTAAAAACCTTGAGGCCGGTGAACTGGGCCTTGGCACCACGCACGGCAAGCCAAAGGGGCGGTCAGCAGGCGGCAAACCAGGCACCCGCACCAAAAAAGCTAAAAGCCACAAAAAGATGTTTTAAGGAAAGCTATGACACGGGATGAATTTGATGTCTTTTGTGCCGGCCTTCCTGCCACTACCCATGTTATTCAGTGGGGGAGTGCCTCTGTTTGGAAGGTGGGCGGCAAGATATTTGCCATTTGTTCCACATGGACGGAGGGCCAGCACGATAAATTCAGCTTCAAATGCACTGATCTCTCGTACCAGATACTTTGTGAATTAGCGGGTATTATTCCAGCACCATATCTGGCACGCGCAAAATGGGTTCAAGTACAGAAACCGGGCACGATTAGTGACGGTGATATGAAAAGCTACATTGAAGAAGCGTATGGTATTGTTGCACGTAAGCTTACCAAAGCAATGCAGCGCGAACTTGGCTTGCTAGATGTATAAACTGACCAGTTTGCAGCAGTCAGATTTTATGGATGTTTTATTGTGAGATAAGGTGCTTCTGATCGGGGGGTGCTATTTTCGCACCGCTATAGACATTTTAAGCATCTTTGCAGCAGACCTTATTTAAGGTTTATAGGTCAATGCTGGCTAATAGGCCGTTTATAGACATGAATACAGGAGCCGACCATATGGCACAGTTTTACGACGATATAACACCGATGCTGCAAAAGTTTATTGAAAAGCAGCCGATGTTTTTTACGGCGAGCGCCTGTTCCTCGGGTCGTGTGAACCTGTCACCAAAAGGCATGGGCGGGTTTCGTATTTTAAACCCGAAGCTTTGCGGCTATATGGATATGGTGGGCAGCGGTAATGAAACTGCGGCTCATATCAAGAATGATGGTCGTTTGACATTTATGTTTAATAGCTATGGCAGGCAAGCCCTTATTGTTCGGCTGTACGGCCAAGGCAGGGTAGTGCGTACTGGGCACCCCGAGTTTGATACATTAGCACCTCTGTTCCCTGAGCGCCGTGGTCAGCGCCAGATTATTTTAATGGATGTTGAGAGCACTCAAACAAGCTGTGGTTGGGGGGTGCCTGAAATGGAATTAATACGCGAACGAAATGCGTATCAAAAGTTTCTGGATAAGACATCGGACGAAAAGATTGTATCCGATATGCAAATTGAAAATGTTTGCTCTATTGATGGCTTTGATACTGGCCTTAATGATTAAGAGCAGGCCTATGAGCCGCAAGCCTTAAAAAAAGCCGGAAGATAACAGAAAATATATTAAAGAACCGCGGCAATTGGTTGCGGGTGCAGAAATTTGGCTTGTTTTCGGGTGAAACCTTAAAGGTTATTGCCTGCAAGGCACTGTACGAGTTTTGCCTGATGCACTAATCAAGAGGCTGCTATGCAAAGGATGCCAGATGTTTTTTCGGCCAGCTTGTTCTATGCTTAATATGTAATATGGCGGATAGCTGCAGGCAAGAGGTATAGAAATGGCTGAATTTTTTGAGTGTATCACCGATAAAATGGCTGAATTTATAAAAGAACAGCCACTGTTTTTTGTTGCAAGTGCGTGTGCGGAAGGTCGTGTGAATGTATCTCCAAAGGGAATGGATACGTTTCGCATTTTAGGGCCTACTCTCTGCGGGTATCTGGACCTTACCGGTAGCGGCAATGAAACAGCAGCCCACATCAAGAATGATGGCCGCCTGACTTTTATGTTTAATAGCTTTGGCAGGCAGGCCCTCATTATACGGTTATTTGGGCAGGGACGTGTACTACGACCAAGCCATTCTGAATTCAACCAGTATGCAGCCCAATTTCCTGTGATGCATGGCTGCCGCCAGATTATTTTGATGGACGTGTCGAGCACACAAACCAGTTGTGGTTATACCGTGCCGCAGATGGAGCTGGTTGCTGAGCGCCAATCACTGATGAAGTGGTCAGCAGGCAAAAGCGATGCAGAACTGCAAGAATACAGGAATATCAAAAACACAAAATCAATTGACGGGCTTGATACTGGCCTGAATGATTAAGTTCATAGAGGGTTTATTCCGCTGGATTGTTGAAATTTTTGCTTGCGGTATCAGTTCGCTGTAGAAGTCGTTTCAAAAAATGTGGCATATGGGGTGTGATACCGCGAATTTTTTTATTCACGCGGGGGAATTTTTTTCTGGTGCGTTTAATCCAACGCAATACCAGTGGGTTAAAGGCTGCAATGGCAAGTCCTGTAGCCATAAGGATAAGCCCTGTTGGTAAAGGCAAAGGAAAGGTAACCGCGCCGACTATAAAAATGGTCAGGCCCGCAGGCAGTGCAGCCCAGCGAAGAATACGTTTGCGGTGCATGTGAACTCCAATACTCATATGCGGCATTTCATACTTTGGAATTGCCAAACTTTTATGAACAAAATGAGGCAGGGTGTTTTTCTGTTCATTTTGAGCTAGTTGCCTTACTGTGCGACTGTTATATTGTCGGGCATTATCTAACTTTGGTTGAGGAACTTTATGGCAAACTTCCTTCAGGTTGATAACCGACTGGTTACAATCAGGACGCGCGTAGACCGTTCTAATGCAGAAACGATAAAAGCTGTTTTAGAAGCTGCTGGTATAAAAACATTTCTGCATTCAGAGCAGGGTGGTATGGGCAATGGCCGTGCAACAGATGTGATGGTGCAGGCCCATAACTGGAAAGCGTCAGAAGAAGCGCTAAAAAATATTACTGTTCTGCCAATAGGCATATTTAATAAGAATATAGACGACGACGGAGAACATATTGATTGTGGCCAATGTGGCTCGCATTTTGTCAGGCCTTATGTTGGTGCTGTACCAACGTTTATACCCGGTATTAAAATTGCTGCTGATAAAGAGGCTGGCTGGTTTTTTTGCCAGCACTGTGGCAGCCATTTCAGGAACAGGAAATCACGATTTGCGGTTTTGCCTTTTGCCTTTGGGCTAGGCTTACTTGCAGGAGCTTTTGTATTGTGTATTTACTGGGTTATCGAATGGCTAAAGTGGCTTTAGATAAGGGACACAAACACCCGTAAAGCATCCGGTACGTCTACAATGGAAAAAGAAATATTTTGCTCTTGCGCCTGATCTTTTGCGAGCTTTAAAAGCCCGGCTCCTGCGGAGTCCATATTTTGTAATTTGGCTAGAGATAACTCAACGCCAGATTTTTCTTCTTTCATCAGTGAAAGAATATTTTTAAAATCTCTGTAATGCTCAAAAACAAGATTTCCATGCAGTTCAATGAGCAGCCCCTTGGTTGAGGTCTTGACCTGATACTCCATATTCCCGCCTTATACACCAGTGAACCCGCGCCGCGGCCAATATTCATGGAATTGAGCAACAAGTAAATAAGTAAATTTTTGTTAACTATAAAAAATGTGTATTTTTAA
Proteins encoded:
- a CDS encoding Dps family protein gives rise to the protein MSTNNPIADALKPLLAETAQLYVLTQNVHWNVTGPMFHSVHTLTELQYTDLAVAVDDIAERIRALGSKAPGSYKAYAALGTIEDGDEDASAENMLKALVKGHEIVAERMRPIINKAADAGDDVTADLLTGRLAIHEKAQWMLKAMIA
- a CDS encoding SdpI family protein is translated as MTDVEKKVSFKWALVLTALTILAGIYGILTVDLNTAVPTSWDFDGTITNYDSPLLALTVLPIIQVIILLIACKINVFDPRAENLKASPKAVSAILTAIFALFFSLQIFMLLSAKGMPASINAIQILIGFLFIVIGNYFGKLKSSFILGIRTPWTLSSDTVWRKTHRLGGKTFVAGGFALLLTALVFGNGVIYKWLFFSIIAVTVAVPVLYSWYIWQQENKDIQQK
- a CDS encoding metalloregulator ArsR/SmtB family transcription factor — protein: MSDVFHAMSSPVRRKILSMLKSRDMTAGEIAECLDVGKSTLSGHFNVLKAADLVSTSRSATTITYSLNVSVAEELIAMVATILSISKEEEDQSHD
- a CDS encoding pyridoxal phosphate-dependent aminotransferase, which gives rise to MSFLSKSLSRVKPSPTIAVTTKAAELKAAGKDVIGLGAGEPDFDTPDHIKEAAIKAIKDGQTKYTAVDGTPACKAAIVEKFRRENGLTYAANQITVNSGGKHTIYNAMVATLNPGDEVIIPTPYWVSYPDIVLLAGGTPVFAHTSIDTNFKMTPEALEAAITPKTKWLIFNSPSNPSGAAYTESEIKALGEVLKRHENVWVFADDIYEHIVYDGFKFTTMAQVVPELAPRTLTMNGVAKAYAMTGWRIGYAGGDAALIKAIAKVQSQSTSNPCSISQAATVAALNGPQDYIPKNAALFQTRRDLVVKMLNESEGIVCPKPEGAFYVYPSIAGCLGKKTPAGKVIATDEDFVTYILEEYGVAAVQGEAFGLSPHFRVSYATSTEALTKACTRIQEACSKLK
- a CDS encoding TorF family putative porin, with amino-acid sequence MPITKRMTPRAVLLACSASIALMAAPQVAAQDEPAVSLSANAALVSDYRFRGISLSDKDIALQGGFDVATSSGFYVGTWGSSIEQYAGSELELDIYAGYATTLGELDIDVGILAYTYPGSSDTTYWEPYASIGGTVGTIGWTLGAAYALDQSSIGDQDNIYVYLDTSIPLEDTPVSFATRIAYEDGAFGDDKFDWSIGVNYDFESYSIGVAYIDTNVDTNEGKAGVVFSLSSSF
- the uvrB gene encoding excinuclease ABC subunit UvrB, with protein sequence MSDLEIAPLMFKPHRPARPEKSEGGKAFKLVSEFTPSGDQPTAIKELVEGIEGKEQDQVLLGVTGSGKTYTVAKVIEATQRPALILAPNKTLAAQLYGEFKSFFPENAVEYFVSYYDYYQPEAYVPRTDTFVEKEASINEQIDRMRHSATRAILERDDVIIVASVSCIYGIGSVETYTAMTFTVKTGDEIDNRDLLRRLVAMQYTRNDQAFQRGTFRVRGDVIDIFPSHLEDRAWRLMMFGDEVEDIVEFDPLTGEKLKSMEAIKIYANSHYVTPRPTLDQAVKGIKHELKQRLAQYQKDNRLLELQRIEQRTTFDLEMMEATGSCAGIENYSRYLTGRNPGDPPPTLFEYIPENALLFVDESHVSVGQINGMSRGDAKRKGTLAEYGFRLPSCVDNRPLRFSEWNAMRPQTVYVSATPGDWEMEQTGGVFTEQVIRPTGLVDPEIDIRPVETQVDDLMHEARLMAERGMRVLATTLTKRMAEDLTEYLHENGIKVRYMHSDIDTLERIEIIRDLRLGAFDVLVGINLLREGLDIPECGLVAILDADKEGFLRSERSLVQTIGRAARNVDGRVILYADKITGSMEAAISETNRRREKQVAYNTAHGITPTTVKKNVGDIIEHVASGDYVTVDLGTDAKHLVGSNLKKHIESLTKQMHTAAENLEFEEAARIRDDIKNLEAGELGLGTTHGKPKGRSAGGKPGTRTKKAKSHKKMF
- a CDS encoding MmcQ/YjbR family DNA-binding protein, translating into MTRDEFDVFCAGLPATTHVIQWGSASVWKVGGKIFAICSTWTEGQHDKFSFKCTDLSYQILCELAGIIPAPYLARAKWVQVQKPGTISDGDMKSYIEEAYGIVARKLTKAMQRELGLLDV
- a CDS encoding pyridoxamine 5'-phosphate oxidase family protein codes for the protein MAQFYDDITPMLQKFIEKQPMFFTASACSSGRVNLSPKGMGGFRILNPKLCGYMDMVGSGNETAAHIKNDGRLTFMFNSYGRQALIVRLYGQGRVVRTGHPEFDTLAPLFPERRGQRQIILMDVESTQTSCGWGVPEMELIRERNAYQKFLDKTSDEKIVSDMQIENVCSIDGFDTGLND
- a CDS encoding pyridoxamine 5'-phosphate oxidase family protein, translated to MAEFFECITDKMAEFIKEQPLFFVASACAEGRVNVSPKGMDTFRILGPTLCGYLDLTGSGNETAAHIKNDGRLTFMFNSFGRQALIIRLFGQGRVLRPSHSEFNQYAAQFPVMHGCRQIILMDVSSTQTSCGYTVPQMELVAERQSLMKWSAGKSDAELQEYRNIKNTKSIDGLDTGLND
- a CDS encoding STAS domain-containing protein, translated to MEYQVKTSTKGLLIELHGNLVFEHYRDFKNILSLMKEEKSGVELSLAKLQNMDSAGAGLLKLAKDQAQEQNISFSIVDVPDALRVFVSLI